The following DNA comes from Candidatus Neomarinimicrobiota bacterium.
ATTCCAGCTATATTCTTAATGTACTTTATTCCTGGTATTCTAGCCAGTACAGGGTTGATATCTGGTCATCATTCAGACCTCTATTTTGTGGCATCCCGCTATTTATTGCCGGCCTGTCTGGTGTTGTTGACCCTGTCTATTGACCTGAAGGGTATCATGAAACTGGGTTCCAAAGCGGTGATCATGTTTTTTGCCGGAACCGCTGGGGTCCTGATCGGTGCCCCCATAGCACTTTTTGTTACCGCCTGGATATTTCCAACAGTTCTAGATGGGGTGGGGGCCGATGCGGTCTGGAAAGGTATGACCACGCTTGCTGGAAGTTGGATCGGTGGTGGGGCCAATCAAACCGCTATGAAAGAAGTCTATCATGTCGGTGACGATATCTTTTCAGTGTTTATTGCTGTGGATGTGATCTGTGCCAATATCTGGATGGCATTCCTGTTATTTATGGCGGGCAACCATAAAGCATTTGACAAATGGTTGAAAGCTGATACCTCAAGTATTGAGAGGCTTAAGGAGCAAACTGCAAGCTATCAGGCGGAAATTAGCAAGATCCCCACTTTGCAAGATTTGATCATATTGTGTGGTGTCGCTTTTGGTGTCACTGGAGCTTCACATTTTATGGCTGATATCCTGGCACCATTTTTAAATGATCATTATCCCGTTCTGGCAAAGTTCAGCTTGACCAGTAAATTCTTCTGGTTAATTATTTTGGCAACCACTGGTGGCTTGATCTTATCATTCACAAAAGCACGTCGTCTTGAAGGGGTGGGAGCTACCAGAGTTGGCTCAGCATTTCTGTACATTCTGGTTGCAACGATCGGGATGAAAATGAATCTCATGGCAATCGCTGACAGTCCACATCTGTTTCTAATTGGAATGATCTGGATCCTTATTCACGCAGCTATACTATTATTTACTGCAAAAATCATTAAAGCCCCCAGCCTGTTTATTGCTGTTGGCAGTCAGGCCAATATAGGTGGCGCTGCTACAGCACCCATCGTGGCATCTGCCTTTAGCCCCACCTTGGCGCCAGTGGGTGTTTTACTGGCAGTATTGGGATATGCAGTAGGTACCTACGCTGCCTGGATGGTGGGTCAGATCCTAAGGATATCTGTGGGAGCCTAGTGTCCAGTTGATTTAAGCCCAAAAATAGAACGAGTGCAAAATGAAAAGATGGTGAAATAATGAAAAACAAGATCGATCCAAAAAGTGTCCTCATCGGTGTATTAAGCACGCTTTTATTCTTCTCATTGATCAGTGCCAAAAGTAGCGACTCAGAATGGGGAGATATTCAGGCAAATTCTCTGACGATACGCGAGAACGGTGCGATCAGGATCTTGTCAACTG
Coding sequences within:
- a CDS encoding DUF819 family protein, which codes for MHPVPLITNDAVVLGILMGVLALVFKTSHSQHPFFKKIYKFIPAIFLMYFIPGILASTGLISGHHSDLYFVASRYLLPACLVLLTLSIDLKGIMKLGSKAVIMFFAGTAGVLIGAPIALFVTAWIFPTVLDGVGADAVWKGMTTLAGSWIGGGANQTAMKEVYHVGDDIFSVFIAVDVICANIWMAFLLFMAGNHKAFDKWLKADTSSIERLKEQTASYQAEISKIPTLQDLIILCGVAFGVTGASHFMADILAPFLNDHYPVLAKFSLTSKFFWLIILATTGGLILSFTKARRLEGVGATRVGSAFLYILVATIGMKMNLMAIADSPHLFLIGMIWILIHAAILLFTAKIIKAPSLFIAVGSQANIGGAATAPIVASAFSPTLAPVGVLLAVLGYAVGTYAAWMVGQILRISVGA